A window of Sphingobacterium kitahiroshimense genomic DNA:
TGTTGGATCGGCAACTTGACCAGCATGCACTTGAAGTGTTTCGAATTTTAAATTTTTATTTGTAGACATTGTAGTTATAATTAATTAGTTGAAGATTCGTTAATATAAAATAGGGGTGAGATTGTGCACATGGATATGTACTTGAAATCAATAAATTTTAAAAAAGATTGATTAACAAGAAAACGTAAACATGTGCAAAAGCATTCGCATCTGTTTTGATGGAATATTTGTATCTGTTACGTTGGTGCTAGAATTTACCTTCTTGTTTTGTTGTAATGTTATTATCATTTGTCGTTTCATTTATATCCTCCAAAGCAATATTACTTTGGACAGGAATTGGCACCTTTTCAAACGTATTTTGAAGGTTGCCAGTGGGTCATTGAGCCAGTCTCTCGCCACTTCTTTATAAATCAAGACCTGATTAAGAGGTGTTGATTAGATGTATTTCTATTTGAACTACGTTGCAAATATATGCCTTGCTTTTTACAAACCAAAATATTTTATGCTATTTCTTAGAAAATACCTCTAATTCTACTCGTAATTGATCGTAAGCTCTCACTATTATGTAAGTATTGGTAGTTGATGGGGCAGCATTTATTTATTCCGATATGTTTATACGTCGTGGATGAAATCCATATAAGTAATTGAAAGCAATATAACTGAAGCATACGATGTTAAACAGACAACAGCAGAGCGATGATCCTGTGATCGTTTTTTTTATAAAAAGAGCATAGGAACCTTGTGAGTTCCTATGCTTTCTTCAAATTACTTTGTATGAAACAATAATTCGCCTTTGCCAGTTGGAGCAAGTGGTTTTTATTTAATAATACGTTTAATCTTATTTGATTTTTTAATCAATTTGTGTAATTGACTGTAATTTTCATCTTGGATGGCATCTTTTAAAGCCTGCAGCTGCTTGATGTTTTCCTCTAAGACTTCGAGTACATTAACTCTGTTCTGTTTAAAAATAGGTGTCCACATATCCGGTGAGCTTTTTGCTAAGCGTACCGTTGATTCAAAACCAGATCCTGCCAATTCAAATATCCGGCCCTGCGATTTCTCTTTCTCTAAAACAGTTAGAGCAAGAGCAAAAGAAGTCAGGTGGGAAATATGCGAAACATAAGCTGTATGTGTATCATGCTCTTCTGCAGTCATAAATGATGTCCGCATTTCCAGTTGTTCAGTAATGGAATCTGCTAATTCGAAAGCATCTTCATCAGATTTGAATGCCTCAACGTAAACCATCATTTTATCTTTGAACAAGTTTGGTAGTGCCGCTTCTGGGCCTGAATATTCAGTACCTGCCATAGGATGAGCAGCAACATAACGACCACGATTGGCATGTTCAGCGATTAATTGTAAGATATTAAGCTTAGTAGAACCCATGTCAATAATAACTTGATCCGTCACTAAATCTAATATTTTGGGAGCTAATGTGATAATAGCATCAACGGGAGCCGTTAAAATAATCACTTTACATTTTTCTAGAGCTTCCTCCAATGTTGCTTTCTGATCAATGAATCCAATTTGCAATGCTTTTGTTAAATTAGCATCACTTTTGTCAACACCAAATACCTGATCACAAAATTTCTTTTCTTTTAGTTTCATGGCGACGGAGCCACCAATTAACCCGACGCCAATAATGGCTATATTCATCATTTTATTTCAATCTTAATTCGTTCCTTTTGCTTCTTTTATTCTAGCAATTGCTTCATTTAACACTTCAGCTGAGGCACATAAACTTATTCTAATATAGGCGTTTCCTGCACTTCCGAATATACCCCCGGGAGTAATAAAGACACGTGATAGATCTAACACCTCATCACTTAACGTGTAGCCTGATTCGTAATTATCTGGAATTTTGGCCCACACAAATAAACCGACCTGATTCTTTTTATATGTACAACCCAACAGGTTCATGATTTCGAAAACCAACTGTCTTCTTTCGTGATAGATTGCATTTAAATCTTGATACCATGTTTGATCCAACTGCAATGCCTTGGCCGCTGCTAATTGAGCTGGTAAGAACATTCCCGAATCCATGTTGCTTTTAAAACGTAATACTTCATTGATTCGCGCCTCTGCACCCACTAACATACCGATTCGCCATCCTGCCATATTGGAGGATTTGCTTAATGAATTAAGTTCCAAGGCAACATCTTTCGCTCCTTCAATAGACATAATGCTTTTAGGTCTGTCTGTTAAGATAAAGCTATAAGGATTGTCATGACAGATTAAAATGTGGTTAGCCTTTGCAAAAGCAATCAGCTCATGATAAAATGCTTCATTTGCACTAGAACCAGTAGGCATATGTGGATAATTGATCCACATTAATTTAACTTTTGACAAGTCGCTTTCAGAAAGCTTTTTAAGATTAGGTAACCAATCCGTTTCTTCAGATAAATCATACGTGATTGCGGACGCTCCACTTAGTCGCACTGCGGCGGCATAAGCAGGATATCCTGGGTTTGGTATTAATACGTGATCACCTTCTTGCAAATAAGTCATGCAAATATGAACAATGCCCTCCTTAGAACCTATTAAAGGTAAAATCTCTGTATTTGGATTGAATGTTGCCTGATAATAGCGTTGATACCAATCTGCAATAGCTTGCCTCAAAACAGGTGAACCTTTATAGTTTTGATAGCCATGTACATTGGTTTTAGCCGCTTCTGTCGTCAAGGTCTGAATAACTTCAGGGTGAGGAGGTAAGTCGGGGCTTCCGATGCCTAAATTAATCACGCGAGCACCTGCTTTATTGAGCTCATCAATCTCTCTTAATTTTTTTGAGAAATAATATTCTTCGGTTTGTTGCAACCTTTTGGCAACTTCTATTTGCATTATGTTCTGGTATTTTACAATTTACAAGGACTAAATTAGGCTTTTTCTATTAAAATACTAGTATAATGTCGTTTAAATTGGTGTTTATTGAATTAAATTTTTAATATCATCCAAGTGCAAGATTTCATTCCTTTAAAGTATTCCTTATATATTGCGCGTAATTTTAGTATTTTTGCTACCTTAATATCATAAATGAAAACATACTTTAGATTACTTTCTTTTGCCAAACCCATTGAGAAATATGCTATTCCGTATATTATCTTTACATTAATTACAGTTGTATTCAGTACGTTAAACTTGGCGATGTTGGCTCCTTTGTTAAATACCTTATTTCTTAAGGAAGAACCTGCTATTCAGATGGTTTTGGTAAAGCCAGATGGTTATAATCCCTTGGATTATTTCAACTATTATTCAAATTTTGCCAATCAAGAGTTTGGCCCTTATAAAGCATTGCAATATGTGTGTATTGCAATTATTTTTTCTGTTTTCATCAGTAATTTGTTTCGCTATCTATCTCAACGCATTATGGAAAATTTACGAATTCACACTTTGTTGAATTTGCGTAAAGCTGTTTTTGATAATGTGATGGATCTGCACTTAGGATATTTTAACAGTCAAAGAAAAGGAGATATTATTTCAAAAATAGCCTCAGATGTTCAGGTGGTACAGTTTTCTGTTACAGGTACTTTGCAAGTAGCTTTTAAAGAACCACTTCAACTTATTGCATATTTAGTCACGTTATTTGCGATCTCAACCAAATTGACTCTTTTTGCGATGTTAGTTATCCCAGTTTCTGCATTTTTTATATCGAAGATTGTTAAGAATTTAAAGGCGCAAGCTATCGCAGGACAAACCTCCTATGCGAATATGATTTCATTTTTAGATGAGGCCTTATCGGGTGCTCGCATTGTTAAAGCATTTAATGGGACAAATTTTGTCAAAAAGCGTTTTAATGATGAGAACGATCGTTATGCCGGTATTATGCGTGCTATGGCGAGCCGTCAACAAATGGGTTCGCCAGTATCCGAATTGTTAGGTGTAATCATGGTGGCGATTATTTTATTATATGGGGGAAATTTAGTTTTGTCAGGTAGTGATGAATTTGGTGCGTCGGAATTTATTGCATATATCGCGATATTCTCCCAAGTTATGCGTCCTGCAAAAGCATTAACTGATGCATTTAGCAATATTCATAATGGTATTGCTGCTGGTGAGCGTGTGCTGGAATTGATTGATACCAAAAGTGAAGTTACTGATAAGCCTAATGCTAAGGAAGTTACTGATTTTAAAGAAGCGATTGAATTTCAACAGGTCGATTTTTCTTATGGTGAAAAGAACATCTTGAAGAATATCAATTTGACTATTGAAAAAGGTAAGACAATTGCGCTAGTAGGCCCATCCGGGGGCGGTAAATCTACACTGGTAGATCTGATACCACGGTTTATGGATGTTACCGGCGGTCAGATTCTTTTTGACGGAATAGACTTAAGAGATCTCGATCAAGAGTCTTTGCGCACGATGATTGGAGTAGTTAATCAAGAATCCATTTTGTTTAATGACACGATTTTTAATAATATTACTTTCTCTAATACTTCTGCTACGCAGGAAGAGGTTGAAGCTGCTGCAAAAATCGCGAATGCTCATGAATTTATTTTAAAAACAGAATTGGGTTATGAAACAAATATCGGTGATCGAGGGGCTAAACTTTCTGGAGGACAGCGCCAACGTATATGTATTGCCCGTGCTGTTTTAAAAAATCCTCCCATTATGTTGCTTGATGAAGCAACATCAGCTTTGGATACTGAATCTGAGAAATTAGTTCAGGATTCCTTATATAAGTTGATGGAAAATCGTACTACAGTTGTTATTGCACACCGTCTAAGTACGATTCAGAGCGCCGACACAATTGTCGTAATTGATGCTGGTCAAATTGTGGAATCAGGTAGCCATAGTGAATTGATTCAGCAGGAGGGTTTATACCGGAAATTAATAGATATGCAACAGTTCACAGATTAATTGTTGTTCAACATATATTGCAGTACCAAAAACAAGGCTAAATTCTACGAATTTAGCCTTGTTTTTGGTACATTTGTTATAGACTAGGAGACATGCTAATGGATGCTAAAGAAAAATTAAATTTCTTAATTTCTAATCCGCTTTTGGATAGTGAGTTAAGAAATATAGCGAATAAAGTGTTGCAAGAGGAACGCATCACATTTGATGAAGGGGTATACCTTTATGAAAAAGCCGAATTGGGTTATTTAGGTGTTTTGGCGAATTTTATTCGTGAGAAAAGACACGGGGATATCACATTTTTTAATCGTAATTTTCATATTGAGCCTACTAATGTATGTGTTTACGATTGTAAATTCTGTTCATATTCCCGTATGATCAAGGAACGTGCTGAAGGATGGGAAATGGATGTGGAAGGCATGATGGATATCGTGAAGAAGTATGATGATGAAGCTGTAACGGAAGTACATATTACAGGTGGTGTGGTGCCGAAGCAAAATCTTGATTTTTATGCGGAGTTCTTTAAAAAATGTAAAGCACATCGTCCGGAATTGCATATTAAAGGATTGACTCCTGTGGAATATTATTATATTTTCAAAAAGGCTAAATTGAGTCATTATGAAGGTATGAAGTATTTGCAATCTTGTGGTTTGGATTCGATGCCTGGTGGTGGGGCTGAAATTTTCCATCCAGAGATCAGAGAGCAGATTGCCCATGATAAATGTACTGCTGAACAGTGGTTGGATATCCACGAACAGGCACATAAGTTGGGAATGCATACCAATGCAACCATGCTTTATGGTCATATCGAGCAATTTTGGCATCGTGTAGATCATATGGAAAGACTTCGTCAGTTGCAAGATAAGACTGGCGGTTTTCAAACCTTTATTCCATTGAAATTTAGAAATAAAGAAAATCAAATGTCACATATTTCTGAGGTTTCTGTGATTGAAGATTTAAGAAATTATGCGATAGCACGTATTTATCTAGATAATTTTGATCATATAAAAGCGTATTGGGCAATGATTTCAAGGGATACTGCACAAATGTCCTTAGCATTTGGTGTTGATGATATCGATGGAACACTGGATGATACGACGAAGATTTACAGTATGGCAGGAGCGGAGGAACAGAATCCCGGTATGTCGACGCAACAGTTGGTTGAGTTGATTAGAAAGGTAGGACGTCATCCAATAGAGCGTGATACCTTATATCATGTTGTCACAGATTACAAGGATGTGGTTTTTGAAGACGATAGCAAGAAGAAGAATTATTATTCACTTCCTGTTGTAAATAATTAAGACATATTTTGAAAAAGACTTTTTATTTTATTCGCCATGGACAAACTGATCTGAATTTGAAAGGTATTGTTCAGGGACGTGGCGTGAATTCTCCTCTAAATGAAACGGGATTGGCACAGGCTCAAGCTTTTTATGATGCTTATAAAGATATCCCGTTTGATAAAATTTATACCTCAACCTTGTTGAGAACACATCAAACAGTAGAATCTTTTATTAAAGATGGTATTTCTTGGCAAGAGCTCGAGGGCTTAGATGAAATTAGTTGGGGAATCTACGAAGGTAAAGAGCAAGACGAATCTATCATGAGTGGATTCAATGCGCTGGTATCAGCATGGAAAAATGGTGAATTGGATGTCAGTGTAGATGAGGGGGAATCTCCTAATGCATTGATGTTACGTCAAAGTGATGCCATAGCACATATGGTTAAACAAGAGCATGAAGAAACCGTACTTGTCTGTATGCACGGTCGTGCCTTACGTATTATTCTTTGCCTATTGACAGGTGTAGATGCCTCAAAAATGGATGAATTTCCTCATACAAACACTGCCTTATATAAATTAACGTATGATAATGATCAATTTGAAATCATTGACTATTATAATACGAAACATCTAGAGGTATTGACAAATGGATAAAGTGAGAGTATCGGCAGTTTCGTATACGAATACATTGCCGTTTTTAAATGGGATTAGACAATCTGCAGTTTTAGATCAGATCGAATTGAGCTTGGATAATCCGAGTGTATGTGCCCAGAAAGTAATTGATGATAAAGCTGATTTGGGTATTATTCCTATAGCAGCGTTATTAAGTCTTCCTCAAGCGCATATCATCACCGACTACTGTATCGGTACGGAGGGGGCTGTTGATTCGGTTTTTATTTTTTCCCATAAACCGATTGAAGAAATCCAGACATTATATCTGGATCAGCAATCACGCACTTCTAATGGTTTAGCACGCGTGTTGTTAAAGCATCACTGGAAGCGTCAAGTTAAACTTGTTGCCAATATAGATGAGGCGGATGCTTATGTCTTGATAGGAGACCGAACATTTGGCAAAAAGAATGAAGTCCCTTATGTTTACGATCTTGGACTTACCTGGAAAGAATTTACAGGTCTTCCTTTTGCGTTCGCAGTTTGGGTCAGTAAAAAGCAGTTACCGGAAGCATTTATCACTTCATTTAATGAAGCTTTAAAACTGGGAGTTTCACATTCTGAAGCTGTGATTCCAGGATTGCCTGAATATAAAGATTTTGATTACCGTCATTATCTTACATCAAGTTTGAACTATCATCTTACAGCTAAAAAGCGAGAAGCTATTGAAAGATATTTAACACTTTTAAAAGGTTTAGATACATAATAGTGTTAGAAATGAATATATAAAAAGCGATTATGGAAATAGTCGCTTTTTACTTTATAACATGATGCCACTTATGGCATCTTAAAACGAGAAACTATGAATACGATTTATTTAGCAGGTGCAATGATTGTTGATGCTGATAATAGGCTTTTGGTTGTAAGAAAAAAAGGCTCATCCTATTTTATGATGCCTGGTGGTAAAATTGAAAAAGGTGAGCTATCTTCTCAAGCCCTTATTCGCGAGCTAAAAGAAGAATTAGATCTGGATATTTTATCACGAGATTTAGAATATATGGGCTTTCATGAAACCGAAGCAGTTAATGAAGCTGATACGCTCGTTAGAGGTGAGGTTTTTAGAATAGAGTTTAAGGAAAAATTAGTTATAATACCACAGGCAGAGCTTGAAGAAGCAACTTGGTTGACCGTAGATAATTATAAAAATTATAAATTAGCACACCTCATTGAAGAATTTACAGTTCCTATCTGGTTAGCAGGTACTTTTGAATATTAACATAGAATCCATAATTTTATCACTGATCTTTATTAAATATCTTTTATGCTATCTTTTCCAAATGCTAAAATAAACTTGGGTCTTCATATTGTAGGTAAGCGACCTGATGGTTATCATGATTTAGAGACGATCTTTTACCCCGTTAACCTGTATGACGCTGTTGAAATTGTTCCACTAAGTTCCGGTAGTACAACTTTTTCGTCGGAGGGTATTGTGATCCCTGGAAAGGGTATGAATTTATGTGAGCGTGCATATCATTTAATTCAACAAGATTTTGATATTCCTTCGGTTGCTATTCATTTATTAAAAAGAATACCAATCGGAGCTGGGATGGGTGGTGGATCTGCAGATGCAGCTTATGTGCTTAAAATGCTAAATGATCAATTTGAGCTGCAACTATCTGTTGTACAACTGGAAAATTATGCGAAGCAGCTGGGCGCAGACTGTCCATTTTTTATTGAAAATAAACCGGTGTATGCAACTGGTATTGGGACTGATTTTGCTCCTATTGAGGTCAATTTGAGCGCATACTATATTGTTATAGTGAATCCTAATATTCACATATCTACCGTTGAGGCTTATAGCGGAGTTGCTGCCAAAACTCCTGAGTTTGATTTAAGGTCCATTATTCAGTTGCCAATCCAGGAATGGAAGTATTATCTGAACAATGATTTTGAACTAACTATATTCGAGCAATTTCCTAAAATTAAGGAACTTAAAGATGCAATGTATTCATCTGGCGCATTATATGCCGCGATGTCGGGCTCAGGTTCTTCTGTGTTTGGAATATTTGAAAATCCTGTTGTGCTGGATGATTTAAAAATTTATGGTGATATTTATTATCCGATTGATCTATCATAAGTGTTATCTAATTTTCTTAATGGAATTGGAAGAAATGTGTTGATTTTTTTCTGTTAGTAGATTATTGAAAGTAGATTATTTTATATCTTATTGTCGCTTTATTTCTTAAAGAATAAGGCGACAATAAGAACTTTATTTTGGTTTTGAAGGCTAAGTAGGTGCGTACTAAAGCTTTGATTTTACTCTTCTTCAAGTTTATAGTCAATTAATTCTCTAGCCTCTTCAAGTACTAACCTTAACTTTTCGGAGTCTAATTTTAGCGACTTGAGTGCTTCTTTATTATTGATAATATCTTTCACGAGTATGATCTGGTTCTGTAATAAAGTTTTCTCTTCTACATCTGTAAGGGTTGTGAGGCAGGTTACAGGATAAAAAACAGCTTTATCCACTCTTTTTTTTATGCTATTGTCTGTTGGGTAGTCCCATGAAAGAAAATTGACGTTATAGTACTTACCAAAGTCCTTGGAGTCTGAAGTTAAATAGGCATTGGTAACGAGCCATCCTTGCGTGAATTTTTTATTTTGACCGAAGAAATGATAGGATATATCACTGATATCTTTAAATCGGGATAAGAAATACATGGGAGTTGTCACTGAAATTTTCGCATCTATATCATTTCGAAATTTGCACTCTATGGCCAACATCTCGTTTCCTTTCGATGCAACAACGTCTATCTCGTGAGAAACTGCGTGGCCTTGGATTGTTTGTCCTGTGGTGCTTTCAAAACCATATTCTTGAAATAAGCGTGCGATCCATTTTTCGAAATAAAAACCTTCAGGACCTAATTCTCGAAGTGCTTTTTTTAGGCTATATCGAGCTGCAAAAGAATTTCTTTGTGATTTTAGGGCTTCAAAAGCTAACTGATATAGCTCTCTTGTGCTTATCCCGTCAAATAGTTTTTCTTTGATTTGTGTATAAACTTTTTCAACTTGTTCATTGTTGGCACCAGATCGCGTTAAAGAATGACGTAAGCTGTCACTGTTAAATGGAACTAGTTCTCCAGAGTATTTTTTTACCAGCATATTAGATTATGGTTACAGTTTAATGTACTCCTGCAATTTACTTGCCATTGCTATTAAAAGTAGCTAAAAGAGTTCTTTAATTAAAATATAAATACCAACAATAAATATAAACCAGCCGAATATGGGCTTTAGATGATCTGTTTGAATTTTTTTCTGAAGTTGATTTCCTATTCCAACACCCAAGGTTGTTATGGTAAGCAGCTTGAACAGAAAATTCCAGTCTATCGTTATATGATCGATATCGCCAAGAAAACCAATAAGAGAATTGATCGTAATGATTGATAATGATGTGCCTATTGCTATACGTATAGGCATATGAAGCAATATAACTAAGGCCGGTATGATCAGAAATCCTCCTCCAGCACCTAAAAAACCGGTTACAAGTCCAATTCCAATGCCCCATGCAATCATCTTAATGGTATGTTGTTTAACTGGATGTTGAGGGCTAGATTGAATTTTCTTGTTTTTTATCATACTCCACGAAGATCCGAGCATCAATGTAGCAAATGAGATCATGGTTAACGTTGATTTTGTAAGCTGATAATGGTTGATCTCTAGAATAACTTCGGGTATATGGACCAGTAAAACTTTACGGACTAAAAGTACAACGATAACAGAGGAAATTCCGAAGTATAATGTTGCCCGGAAATTTACACATTTTTCCTTTGTTTTGATGAAACTTCCTATGAAACTTGTACTTCCAACAATAAATAGGGAATAGGACGTTGCTAGTGTAGGATGTATATGGAATAGGTAGACTAAGACTGGTACTGTCAATATGGAACCACCAGCACCGATTAATCCGAGGGTGATACCGATGAAAATAGACAAAGTGTACCCTATAATTTCCATCGTTGCAACATTGTGTGGCCAAAGAACGGAATAATTATTAGTAAACAAAAACAAAATAGTGTACTGCTTGTTATTAATTACAGAAGAACTTATAAATTTTATACATATGGGCGCGATAGTAGATAAAGTAATAAGCAAAGTAAAAAGTAAAATAGACGAAGAATGTGAGAATGGTACTATTGAGACTTCAGAACGTATCCTTTCTGTTGTGGCTGGAGGTTTTATATTAGGTGCGGGTGTTCGGTATTTGATTAAACATCCACTAACGGCACTTTCTGGATTATCTTTGGGTGGTGCTTTAGTTTACCGTGGTATAACTGGAAAATGTGCAATAAAAAAAGCCATTGAAGACGATGTAGAACGTGTAGAAGTTATTGAGCATCGCTATTTTGTGAAAAAAGACTAATTCGCATTTCTAATTTAGGTTTATACAGAGGGGGTCTAATATGTAACGTATTGGACCTTTTTTAATTCATTACCTTACGTAGATTTTTTCAATTATTTATTTAGCATTAAATTAATTTAATAATTCCCAGCTAATTCATGAATTTTCCAGTAAAAAATCAATCTTTTGGATTTTCTATGCGGTAAATTAGAAAAAAAAGCCTACATTATCCTGATTTTTACAGTAAAAGAAAAAAATATTGAAATTCACAGAATTTGGTTTAGCACCTTCATTGGAAGAAGGCTTAGATAGCATGGGATATGAAGATGCAACACCCATACAGGAACAGGCCATACCTGTTGTGTTGCAACATAAAGATCTGATCGCTTGCGCGCAGACTGGTACAGGGAAGACAGCTTCTTATTTATTGCCTGTTTTACATAAAATAGCTGAAGAACAATCCGATTATATAAATACTTTAATTTTAGTTCCTACCAGAGAGCTCGCTTTGCAAATTGATCAGCAAATCATGGGGCTTGGCTATTTCACTGGGGCAACTTCAATTGCTGTTTATGGTGGTGGAAATGGCATGGATTATGAACAGCAACGGACAGCAATTAAAGAAGGAGCAAATATTATTGTTGCTACTCCTGGACGTTTAATAGCGCATTTAGCATCAGGAAAACTTCATTTTAATAAAGTAAAACATTTCATATTGGATGAAGCAGACCGTATGCTCGATATGGGATTTCATGAAGATATTATGAAGATCATCAGCTTTTTGCCAAAAAAGAGACAGAATCTTTTATTCTCAGCGACGATGCCAGGTAAAATCAGGACATTGGCGAAGCAGATCTTACATGATCCGACCGAGATTAATATTGCCTTATCAAAACCTTCTGAAGGAATTAATCAACAAGTTTATATGGTTTATGATGACCAGAAGACGGCATTGATACAGCATATTCTTACTAATCCAACTTATACGAGTACGATTATTTTTGCTTCCAAAAAGGAGTTTGTCAAACGGTTGAGTACTGATCTGCATAAAAGCGGTATCGCAGTAGAAGCATTCCACTCTGATTTGGAGCAAGCACAACGTGAAGATATCATGAATCGTTTCAAAGCAAAGCAAATAAACGTACTAATTGGTACAGATGTGATTTCTAGAGGTATTGATATCGTCGGTATCAGTTTGGTTATCAATTATGATGTTCCTCCAGATCCTGAAGATTATATCCACCGTGTTGGCCGTACAGCACGAGCCGCGACAACAGGAACAGCTATTACTTTCGTAAATCAGAAAGATCAGCCGCGGTTTGCAAAAATTGAAGAGCTTATCGGTTCAAGTATAGAAAAATTGGATTTACCCGAAGGTTTTTCTGCAGGACCGGTTTATGATCCAACACGTTATTCTGATCAAAAGAAGAAACCTTCTAAAAAGAAAAAATTCAAGAAGTTCGTTAAGAAAGATTAATTAAAAGAATTTGATATTTAGGTTTGCCCCCGAAGAGTTAGATGCTTTCTGGGGGCATTTTTATGGCAAAACATCCAAAGTGCAGTGCTGCAGTTATACTGTAATTTGTAAAAGAAAAAGTATAAGGCAAGTCCTATAACACTATTCTTACAACCAAATGTGATGATTTTTGTTGACTTCTATTGAAAAGCAGAAGTGCAATTAAATTTTTTACTGTATTTTAGTTTCAAAATTGACCTCGTATTAATTATTACCGTATGAATAATCAAAACCTTCATCTTAAAAAGCATGTCTACAGCATTGTAAGTACACTATTGTTCATCACTAATGTATCTCATGTATGTGGGCAGTCGTCATTTAAAATGGAAGGTGATTCGGCAGTTGCCATGATCGATCCTACATATGATCAAGTGAGTAAGTTGCATCGTTTCTGGTTAGGTGATTCTTATCGTGAACTATACAATACGCCGGTTAAAATGCGGGTCATGCATCTTCAAAAGGAACTTGGCGGTCTTACTGTTGTCAAGCTTGGTGGAGGTATGCAAACACAATCGCTACGTTTAAGAGACAGTACGGGTAGAGAATGGGTTTTGAGGTCTATTAATAAATTTCCAGAAAGGAGTCTGCCTGAACATTTGAGAAATACGATTGCAAAGGATATTGTTCAGGATCAAATTTCAATTGCTCATCCATTTGGAGCGCTAACTGTACCGACTTTTAATCGTGTATTAAAAATCCCACATGCTAGTCCAGAACTGGTCTTTGTTGGTGATGATCCTGGTTTAGAAGAACACCGTGCTGTATTTAAAAATAGAGCTTATATGTTTGAGCCAAGAGTACCTTTGGAGGATGAAGATGCGAAAACTGACAATACACTTAAAGCGCAAAGAAAGTTGGAGGAAGATAATGATATTCAAGTGGATCAGCGTTTAACATTGCGTGCAAGACTACTTGATTTCATTTTAGGAGATTGGGATCGTCATGAGGATAATTGGCGATGGGATTCTAAAAAGATTGACGATAAGAAAGTGTATAGTCCAGTACCAAGAGATCGTGATAAAGTATATTATAAAACATCGGGTATACTTCCGGTATTACTATCCATGCAGTGGCTGAAAGCGCACTTGCAACCTTTTGGTGATCATATTCGCAATGTCGGTCAGTGGAATTTTAATGAAAGGCATTTTGACCGTTACTTCTTAAACCATTTGGATCGAAAGGATTGGAAAGAGGAAATCAAATTTGTACAAACGG
This region includes:
- a CDS encoding menaquinone biosynthetic enzyme MqnA/MqnD family protein, translating into MDKVRVSAVSYTNTLPFLNGIRQSAVLDQIELSLDNPSVCAQKVIDDKADLGIIPIAALLSLPQAHIITDYCIGTEGAVDSVFIFSHKPIEEIQTLYLDQQSRTSNGLARVLLKHHWKRQVKLVANIDEADAYVLIGDRTFGKKNEVPYVYDLGLTWKEFTGLPFAFAVWVSKKQLPEAFITSFNEALKLGVSHSEAVIPGLPEYKDFDYRHYLTSSLNYHLTAKKREAIERYLTLLKGLDT
- a CDS encoding NUDIX hydrolase, with translation MNTIYLAGAMIVDADNRLLVVRKKGSSYFMMPGGKIEKGELSSQALIRELKEELDLDILSRDLEYMGFHETEAVNEADTLVRGEVFRIEFKEKLVIIPQAELEEATWLTVDNYKNYKLAHLIEEFTVPIWLAGTFEY
- the ispE gene encoding 4-(cytidine 5'-diphospho)-2-C-methyl-D-erythritol kinase; the protein is MLSFPNAKINLGLHIVGKRPDGYHDLETIFYPVNLYDAVEIVPLSSGSTTFSSEGIVIPGKGMNLCERAYHLIQQDFDIPSVAIHLLKRIPIGAGMGGGSADAAYVLKMLNDQFELQLSVVQLENYAKQLGADCPFFIENKPVYATGIGTDFAPIEVNLSAYYIVIVNPNIHISTVEAYSGVAAKTPEFDLRSIIQLPIQEWKYYLNNDFELTIFEQFPKIKELKDAMYSSGALYAAMSGSGSSVFGIFENPVVLDDLKIYGDIYYPIDLS
- a CDS encoding ATP cone domain-containing protein, yielding MLVKKYSGELVPFNSDSLRHSLTRSGANNEQVEKVYTQIKEKLFDGISTRELYQLAFEALKSQRNSFAARYSLKKALRELGPEGFYFEKWIARLFQEYGFESTTGQTIQGHAVSHEIDVVASKGNEMLAIECKFRNDIDAKISVTTPMYFLSRFKDISDISYHFFGQNKKFTQGWLVTNAYLTSDSKDFGKYYNVNFLSWDYPTDNSIKKRVDKAVFYPVTCLTTLTDVEEKTLLQNQIILVKDIINNKEALKSLKLDSEKLRLVLEEARELIDYKLEEE
- a CDS encoding sulfite exporter TauE/SafE family protein, whose translation is MEIIGYTLSIFIGITLGLIGAGGSILTVPVLVYLFHIHPTLATSYSLFIVGSTSFIGSFIKTKEKCVNFRATLYFGISSVIVVLLVRKVLLVHIPEVILEINHYQLTKSTLTMISFATLMLGSSWSMIKNKKIQSSPQHPVKQHTIKMIAWGIGIGLVTGFLGAGGGFLIIPALVILLHMPIRIAIGTSLSIITINSLIGFLGDIDHITIDWNFLFKLLTITTLGVGIGNQLQKKIQTDHLKPIFGWFIFIVGIYILIKELF
- a CDS encoding DUF2892 domain-containing protein, with the protein product MGAIVDKVISKVKSKIDEECENGTIETSERILSVVAGGFILGAGVRYLIKHPLTALSGLSLGGALVYRGITGKCAIKKAIEDDVERVEVIEHRYFVKKD
- a CDS encoding DEAD/DEAH box helicase yields the protein MKFTEFGLAPSLEEGLDSMGYEDATPIQEQAIPVVLQHKDLIACAQTGTGKTASYLLPVLHKIAEEQSDYINTLILVPTRELALQIDQQIMGLGYFTGATSIAVYGGGNGMDYEQQRTAIKEGANIIVATPGRLIAHLASGKLHFNKVKHFILDEADRMLDMGFHEDIMKIISFLPKKRQNLLFSATMPGKIRTLAKQILHDPTEINIALSKPSEGINQQVYMVYDDQKTALIQHILTNPTYTSTIIFASKKEFVKRLSTDLHKSGIAVEAFHSDLEQAQREDIMNRFKAKQINVLIGTDVISRGIDIVGISLVINYDVPPDPEDYIHRVGRTARAATTGTAITFVNQKDQPRFAKIEELIGSSIEKLDLPEGFSAGPVYDPTRYSDQKKKPSKKKKFKKFVKKD